Genomic DNA from Hymenobacter jejuensis:
ATAGTCTGGGCGGCGGCCGCGCAGCCTTAGGCCAACTCGTGAAGCCCGGCGAGTGGAACCAGGTGCACGTAATAGCGAAAGGCAATCACTTGCAGCACTACATCAACGGGGCGCTGATGTCCGATGTGACGGATGACGATGCCACAAACCGCAAAATGGGCGGCTGGATTGGCGTACAGGTTCACGTAGGCCCTCCGATGAAAATCGAATACAAAAACTTCCGGCTCAAAACGCTCCAGTAAGTAAGTCCTGCTCTTGCTTCTACGCTTGGCGTTGGGAGCGTGAGTTTATGCGTTTCTTCATCACATGAAAACCTTGGCTGATCTGTTGCTCTTGGGCGACCCGCGCCTGTATGAGACGTGCGCGCCGGTGCTCGAAGCCGAGTTGCCCTTGGTGGCGGGCTGGGTAGCCGACCTGCACGCCGTCATGGAAGACATTCGTGCCACGTATCGCTTCGGGCGCGGCATTGCGGCCCCGCAACTCGGAATCATGAAGCGGCTGGTGTACCTGAACGTCGATCGGCCGCTGGTACTGATTAATCCCGAGTTGGTGGAGATGAGCGCGGCCACCTTCGAGTTGTGGGACGACTGCATGAGCTTTCCCAATCTGTTGGTGCGAGTGCGCCGCCATCAGCAAGTGAGGGTGCGTTACCGCGATGCCAACTGGCAGCCCCAGACGTGGCAAGTGGAAGACGCTAGCCTAGCCGAGTTGTTGCAGCACGAATGCGACCACCTCGA
This window encodes:
- a CDS encoding peptide deformylase is translated as MKTLADLLLLGDPRLYETCAPVLEAELPLVAGWVADLHAVMEDIRATYRFGRGIAAPQLGIMKRLVYLNVDRPLVLINPELVEMSAATFELWDDCMSFPNLLVRVRRHQQVRVRYRDANWQPQTWQVEDASLAELLQHECDHLDGVLCTMRALDPQAFRWRPTPSGA